A part of Homoserinibacter sp. YIM 151385 genomic DNA contains:
- a CDS encoding GNAT family N-acetyltransferase yields MSAQPFELVELPIPETLDGPGGEDFAATVEVRNAVEEEVYGTPEFAYSAAELLPGWRNQEHEPKRLLTARVDGRLVARAVLQTSPQTPDTAWLQIQVAREARRRGIGAALHARLESWAREAGVVKLLGWGAHPEHPGERLEPPTGFGSIPAGNAEVAFLLAHGWRLEQVERCSRLVLPAEPGILARHLAEAEAAAGPDYRVVTWIDRVADDWVEDLALLWTRMSTDAPSAGMEEPEEVYTAERVRTEEQVALDGGRTRLFAAAEHIPTGRLAGFTVLDVPPETHRSVGQEDTLVLREHRGHRLGMLVKLANIAFLEREQPGHPAITTFNAEENRHMLAVNEAVGFTAIATEGAWRKDLAEVGSLTTAP; encoded by the coding sequence ATGTCCGCGCAGCCGTTCGAGCTCGTCGAGCTCCCGATCCCCGAGACCCTCGACGGCCCGGGCGGAGAGGACTTCGCGGCGACCGTCGAGGTCCGGAACGCCGTCGAGGAGGAGGTGTACGGGACCCCTGAGTTCGCGTACTCGGCCGCCGAGCTGCTGCCCGGCTGGCGCAATCAGGAGCACGAGCCGAAGCGCCTGCTCACGGCGCGGGTCGACGGGCGCCTCGTCGCGCGGGCGGTCCTCCAGACGAGCCCGCAGACCCCCGACACCGCCTGGCTGCAGATCCAGGTCGCACGCGAGGCCCGTCGGCGCGGCATCGGCGCGGCCCTCCACGCGCGGCTCGAGTCGTGGGCTCGCGAGGCGGGCGTCGTCAAGCTCCTCGGCTGGGGCGCGCATCCCGAGCATCCCGGCGAGCGGCTCGAGCCGCCGACCGGCTTCGGCAGCATCCCGGCCGGCAACGCGGAGGTCGCCTTCCTCCTCGCGCACGGCTGGCGGCTCGAGCAGGTGGAGCGCTGCAGCCGGCTCGTCCTGCCGGCCGAGCCCGGCATCCTCGCCCGGCACCTCGCCGAGGCCGAGGCTGCGGCCGGGCCCGACTACCGGGTCGTGACCTGGATCGACCGCGTCGCCGACGACTGGGTGGAGGACCTCGCGCTGCTCTGGACCCGCATGTCGACCGACGCCCCGAGCGCCGGCATGGAGGAGCCCGAGGAGGTCTACACGGCCGAGCGGGTCCGCACCGAGGAGCAGGTGGCCCTCGACGGCGGCCGCACCCGCCTCTTCGCCGCCGCCGAGCACATCCCCACCGGGCGCCTCGCCGGCTTCACGGTGCTCGACGTGCCGCCCGAGACGCACCGCAGCGTCGGGCAGGAGGACACGCTCGTGCTCCGCGAGCACCGCGGCCACCGGCTCGGGATGCTCGTGAAGCTCGCCAACATCGCCTTCCTCGAGCGCGAGCAGCCCGGCCACCCCGCGATCACGACCTTCAACGCCGAGGAGAACCGCCACATGCTCGCCGTCAACGAGGCGGTCGGCTTCACGGCGATCGCCACGGAGGGCGCGTGGCGCAAGGACCTCGCCGAGGTCGGGAGCCTGACGACCGCCCCATGA
- the mutM gene encoding bifunctional DNA-formamidopyrimidine glycosylase/DNA-(apurinic or apyrimidinic site) lyase, producing the protein MPELPEVEVVRAGLAPAVEGAVVESAEVLDARSLRRHEGPEEDFVERLTGARMRLPRRRGKFMWVPLEPGAAGAGAGAAAGAALGGEPSEALVVHLGMSGQVLLREPEAPRDRLTRIVIGVRHPEHGRLRVDFVDQRIFGSMALDRLLPAPGVPGDTVPGQAAHIARDPMDPAFDDARFLQALARRDTTVKRALLDQTLVSGIGNIYADEALWAARIHYEQPTRTLSRARARTLLAEVRLVLGKALAEGGTSFDAQYVNVNGASGYFSHSLNAYGRQGEPCPRCGRPIVRETFMNRGSHLCRFCQRLRAPRPRPLPA; encoded by the coding sequence ATGCCCGAGCTGCCCGAGGTCGAGGTCGTCCGCGCGGGGCTCGCCCCCGCCGTCGAGGGTGCCGTCGTCGAATCGGCCGAGGTGCTCGACGCCCGCTCGCTGCGCCGTCACGAGGGCCCCGAGGAGGACTTCGTCGAGCGCCTGACGGGCGCGAGGATGCGGCTCCCGCGCCGACGGGGCAAGTTCATGTGGGTGCCGCTCGAGCCGGGAGCCGCCGGTGCCGGTGCGGGTGCCGCCGCCGGCGCCGCGCTCGGCGGCGAGCCGTCCGAGGCGCTCGTCGTCCACCTCGGCATGAGCGGCCAGGTGCTGCTGCGCGAGCCGGAGGCGCCCCGCGACCGGCTCACCCGCATCGTCATCGGCGTCCGGCATCCCGAGCACGGCCGGCTGCGCGTCGACTTCGTCGACCAGCGGATCTTCGGGTCGATGGCCCTCGACCGCCTCCTGCCGGCGCCCGGGGTGCCGGGCGACACGGTCCCTGGCCAGGCGGCGCACATCGCCCGGGACCCGATGGATCCGGCCTTCGACGACGCGCGCTTCCTCCAGGCGCTCGCCCGCCGCGACACCACCGTCAAGCGCGCGCTCCTCGACCAGACGCTCGTGAGCGGCATCGGCAACATCTACGCCGACGAGGCGCTCTGGGCGGCCCGCATCCACTACGAGCAGCCGACCCGCACCCTGAGCCGCGCCCGCGCACGGACCCTGCTCGCCGAGGTCCGGCTGGTGCTCGGCAAGGCGCTCGCGGAGGGCGGCACGAGCTTCGACGCCCAGTACGTCAACGTGAACGGCGCCTCCGGGTACTTCTCGCACTCGCTCAACGCGTACGGGCGGCAGGGCGAGCCGTGCCCGCGCTGCGGCCGGCCGATCGTGCGCGAGACCTTCATGAACCGCGGCTCGCACCTCTGCCGCTTCTGCCAGCGCCTGCGCGCACCCCGGCCCCGTCCGCTTCCCGCCTGA
- the rnc gene encoding ribonuclease III, translating into MTSSAHPPGEELLEKLGVDIDPELLRLALTHRSYAYEHGGIPHNERLEFLGDSILGQAVTVMLYRRFPELEEGGLAKRRAAVVSTIALAEIARGIGLGAHLLLGKGEEQTGGRDKSSILADAVEAVIGAAYLSAGDEPATAMVLRLVEPLLGDADRFGAAMDPKTSLQELAASLHRGIPHYTVAESGPDHDKRFHATVLLADHAVGTGTGTSKKHAEMAAALEAWTALSMERRPRRRGAAPASAGS; encoded by the coding sequence TTGACGTCGTCAGCTCACCCCCCGGGTGAGGAGCTGCTCGAGAAGCTCGGGGTCGACATCGACCCCGAGCTTCTTCGGCTTGCGCTGACCCACCGCTCGTACGCCTACGAGCACGGCGGGATCCCGCACAACGAGCGCCTCGAGTTCCTCGGCGACTCGATCCTCGGGCAGGCCGTCACGGTCATGCTCTACCGCCGGTTCCCCGAGCTCGAGGAGGGGGGCCTCGCGAAGCGCCGCGCCGCCGTCGTGTCGACGATCGCGCTCGCCGAGATCGCCCGCGGGATCGGGCTCGGCGCCCACCTCCTGCTCGGCAAGGGGGAGGAGCAGACGGGCGGCCGCGACAAGTCCTCGATCCTCGCGGATGCGGTCGAGGCCGTCATCGGCGCCGCCTACCTGTCGGCGGGCGACGAGCCCGCGACCGCGATGGTGCTGCGCCTCGTCGAGCCGCTGCTGGGGGATGCGGACCGCTTCGGCGCCGCCATGGACCCGAAGACGAGCCTGCAGGAGCTCGCCGCGAGCCTGCACCGCGGCATCCCGCACTACACGGTCGCCGAATCCGGCCCCGATCACGACAAGCGCTTCCACGCGACCGTGCTCCTCGCCGACCATGCGGTCGGCACCGGCACCGGCACGAGCAAGAAGCACGCCGAGATGGCGGCCGCGCTCGAGGCCTGGACGGCGCTCTCGATGGAGCGCCGGCCGCGCCGCCGCGGTGCCGCGCCCGCATCCGCCGGCTCCTGA
- the rpmF gene encoding 50S ribosomal protein L32 — MAVPKRRQSRANTHARRSQWKADAPALVKTVENGKTVYSLPHRAKVVEDSAGTPLYLEYKGRKVADV, encoded by the coding sequence ATGGCTGTTCCCAAGCGCCGGCAGTCGCGAGCCAACACCCACGCCCGTCGTTCGCAGTGGAAGGCCGACGCGCCCGCCCTGGTGAAGACCGTCGAGAACGGCAAGACCGTCTACAGCCTCCCGCATCGCGCGAAGGTCGTCGAGGACTCGGCCGGCACGCCGCTCTACCTGGAGTACAAGGGCCGCAAGGTCGCCGACGTTTGA
- a CDS encoding YceD family protein, with translation MRELELELTAPEQIGEAVAVVREGEPVRIDLRLESLHDGILVTADVRTTARGECVRCLDPVELPVRVDIQELFGYSVDEALDYQVRDDHVDLEPVVRDAVVLSLPFQPVCRPDCAGLDPETGEKLAPGTTPQQREVMDPRWAALEGFEADTTTDDPGTASAQ, from the coding sequence ATGCGCGAGCTGGAGCTGGAGCTCACCGCCCCCGAGCAGATCGGGGAGGCCGTGGCGGTCGTCCGCGAGGGCGAGCCGGTGCGGATCGACCTCCGGCTGGAGAGCCTGCACGACGGCATCCTCGTGACCGCCGACGTCCGCACGACCGCCCGCGGCGAGTGCGTCCGGTGCCTCGACCCCGTCGAGCTCCCGGTCCGAGTCGATATCCAGGAGCTGTTCGGCTATTCTGTCGACGAAGCTCTCGACTACCAGGTTCGCGATGATCACGTGGATCTCGAACCGGTGGTGCGAGACGCGGTGGTGCTGTCACTGCCGTTCCAGCCGGTATGCCGGCCCGATTGCGCAGGACTCGACCCGGAGACGGGCGAGAAGCTGGCGCCCGGGACGACGCCCCAGCAGCGCGAGGTCATGGATCCGCGCTGGGCCGCGCTGGAGGGCTTCGAGGCAGACACCACCACCGATGACCCCGGCACCGCGAGTGCCCAGTAA
- the cofD gene encoding 2-phospho-L-lactate transferase, translated as MSRPLPRVVVLAGGVGGSLFVRGLREALRERHPGVSDAELAAAITVVVNTGDDLWLAGVRLMPDIDSLLYRLAGVADEERGWGRREESERVSAELGAWGVGWPWFTLGDLDLGTHLARTSWLRDGASPGEVVARLSRRWPLGATLLPMTDAEVDTQVRTAEGDLHFQEWWTRHRASLAPLGFDNPGIEDARPSAGVLEAIGAADAVLIAPSNPVVSIGPILRVPGVRAGLASASARVVGVSPVIGGAVVRGMADVCLTAIGVETRAAAVAAHYGARDAGGLLDAWLLAEEDAGESAEVAALGVRAEVRPLWMREVPLAARLAADALDVALG; from the coding sequence ATGAGCAGGCCCCTCCCCCGCGTCGTCGTCCTCGCGGGCGGCGTCGGCGGCTCCCTCTTCGTGCGCGGGCTGCGGGAGGCGCTGCGGGAGCGGCATCCCGGCGTCTCCGATGCCGAGCTCGCGGCGGCGATCACGGTCGTCGTCAACACCGGCGACGACCTGTGGCTCGCGGGGGTGCGGCTCATGCCCGACATCGACTCGCTGCTGTACCGGCTCGCCGGCGTCGCCGACGAGGAGCGCGGCTGGGGGCGCCGGGAGGAGAGCGAGCGGGTGAGCGCGGAGCTCGGCGCCTGGGGCGTCGGCTGGCCGTGGTTCACGCTCGGCGACCTCGATCTCGGCACGCACCTGGCGCGCACGAGCTGGCTGCGCGATGGCGCGAGCCCGGGCGAGGTCGTCGCGCGGCTCTCGCGGCGCTGGCCGCTCGGCGCGACCCTCCTGCCGATGACGGACGCCGAGGTCGACACGCAGGTGCGCACGGCGGAGGGCGACCTTCACTTCCAGGAGTGGTGGACCCGGCACCGGGCTTCGCTCGCACCGCTCGGCTTCGACAACCCGGGCATCGAGGATGCGCGGCCCTCGGCCGGCGTGCTCGAGGCGATCGGGGCGGCGGATGCCGTGCTCATCGCGCCCTCGAACCCGGTCGTCTCGATCGGGCCGATCCTGCGGGTGCCGGGCGTGCGCGCCGGGCTGGCCTCGGCATCCGCGCGCGTCGTCGGCGTCTCGCCGGTCATCGGCGGGGCCGTCGTGCGGGGCATGGCCGACGTGTGCCTCACGGCGATCGGGGTCGAGACGCGCGCGGCGGCGGTCGCCGCGCACTACGGGGCGCGGGACGCGGGCGGGCTGCTCGACGCGTGGCTGCTCGCCGAGGAGGATGCCGGGGAGTCCGCCGAGGTCGCGGCGCTCGGCGTGCGGGCCGAGGTGCGGCCCCTCTGGATGCGCGAGGTGCCGCTCGCAGCGCGGCTCGCGGCCGACGCGCTCGACGTCGCGCTGGGCTGA
- the cofC gene encoding 2-phospho-L-lactate guanylyltransferase — protein MRWSIVVPVKSAALGKTRLDPREDRPALARAVALDTIAAAAAADSVERVLVVSGDPLDARVLPPGVSVLADPGRGLLAAIRAGLAHPGSTPAVGEGIAVLLGDLPALRPAELDAALAAAARHPLAMVRDAEGTGTTLLTARGVRLEPRFGPGSAAAHAALGHVAVDETAGPGLRRDLDTAEDLAALVGLGVGPATAAVLAPAR, from the coding sequence GTGCGATGGTCGATCGTGGTGCCCGTGAAGTCGGCGGCGCTCGGCAAGACCCGGCTGGACCCGCGCGAGGACCGGCCGGCGCTCGCGCGCGCCGTCGCGCTCGACACGATCGCCGCCGCCGCGGCGGCCGACTCGGTCGAGCGGGTGCTCGTCGTGAGCGGCGACCCGCTCGACGCCCGCGTGCTGCCGCCCGGGGTCTCGGTCCTCGCGGATCCGGGTCGCGGCCTCCTCGCGGCGATCCGCGCCGGGCTCGCGCACCCGGGGAGCACGCCGGCGGTCGGTGAGGGCATCGCCGTGCTGCTGGGGGACCTCCCCGCGCTCCGCCCCGCCGAGCTGGATGCGGCGCTCGCCGCGGCGGCACGGCATCCCCTCGCGATGGTGCGGGATGCCGAGGGCACGGGCACGACGCTCCTCACGGCGCGCGGGGTGCGGCTCGAGCCGCGCTTCGGTCCCGGCTCCGCCGCGGCACACGCCGCGCTCGGGCACGTCGCCGTCGACGAGACGGCGGGGCCGGGCCTCCGACGCGATCTCGACACCGCCGAGGACCTCGCGGCGCTCGTCGGGCTCGGCGTCGGCCCCGCGACGGCCGCGGTGCTCGCCCCCGCCCGCTGA
- a CDS encoding putative F420-0 ABC transporter substrate-binding protein gives MSRIRSRAIPALALVSLAAAALAGCAAVTAPGSPASPAAGGAGADTIRNCGVEVPIGRAPERVVTIKSTSTEMLLALGLGDRIVGSAFADGPVPERWAAEAADIPVLSEQVPGEEAVLELEPDLVYAGWESNLGAEGAGDRAELQALGVAGYVSPAACRSADVPGPLGFEEVFREIEEVATIFHADAEPLLAEQRAELAGIEPVEGAPTALWYSSGGDTPYVGAGEGAPQLVLETAGLENIASDVEGAWASLGWESIIAADPDAIVVVDASWSTAASKIAKLEADPATRELSAVRAGNYIVVPFAASEAGVRTVEAAASVAEQSRELGLGRRP, from the coding sequence GTGTCCCGCATCCGCTCCCGCGCCATCCCCGCGCTCGCCCTCGTCTCGCTCGCCGCGGCGGCCCTCGCCGGCTGCGCCGCCGTCACCGCACCCGGCTCGCCCGCCTCCCCCGCGGCGGGCGGAGCCGGGGCCGACACGATCCGCAACTGCGGGGTCGAGGTGCCGATCGGCCGCGCCCCCGAGCGGGTCGTCACGATCAAGTCGACCTCGACCGAGATGCTCCTCGCCCTCGGCCTCGGCGATCGGATCGTCGGCTCGGCGTTCGCGGACGGCCCGGTGCCGGAGCGCTGGGCGGCGGAGGCGGCCGACATCCCCGTGCTCTCCGAGCAGGTGCCGGGCGAGGAGGCGGTGCTCGAGCTCGAGCCGGACCTCGTGTACGCGGGCTGGGAGTCGAACCTCGGCGCGGAGGGCGCGGGCGATCGCGCGGAGCTGCAGGCGCTCGGCGTCGCGGGCTACGTCTCGCCCGCCGCGTGCCGCTCGGCGGACGTGCCCGGGCCGCTCGGCTTCGAGGAGGTGTTCCGCGAGATCGAGGAGGTCGCGACGATCTTCCACGCGGATGCCGAGCCGCTCCTCGCGGAGCAGCGCGCCGAGCTCGCGGGCATCGAGCCCGTCGAGGGCGCTCCGACCGCGCTCTGGTACTCCTCGGGCGGCGACACGCCGTACGTCGGCGCGGGCGAGGGCGCCCCGCAGCTCGTGCTCGAGACGGCGGGCCTTGAGAACATCGCGTCCGACGTCGAGGGCGCCTGGGCGAGCCTGGGCTGGGAGTCGATCATCGCCGCCGACCCGGATGCGATCGTCGTCGTCGACGCGAGCTGGAGCACCGCGGCGTCGAAGATCGCGAAGCTCGAAGCCGATCCCGCGACGCGCGAGCTCTCGGCGGTGCGAGCCGGGAACTACATCGTGGTGCCCTTCGCGGCGAGCGAGGCGGGGGTCCGGACGGTCGAGGCGGCGGCGTCCGTCGCCGAGCAGTCGCGCGAGCTCGGGCTGGGGCGGCGGCCCTGA
- a CDS encoding putative F420-0 ABC transporter permease subunit: MAVSITIGAAGLSLEEVGGSVAAHLTGTPSPLSPLRDGIVWEVRVPRVLTAAAVGAGLAICGAVMQALTRNQLADPYLLGLSSGASLGAVAVLVLGISLAGVAVLLPIAAFAGAVLALLATLGLAGALGALTPTRMVLAGVAVSAFAGALTSLVIFWSATGDAYREILAWLLGSLAGARWPSALVAGLALLAAGIPLLLSARRLDAFAFGDAAAAALGVGVQGTRWLLLVLAALLTGALVSVSGAIGFIGLVVPHAVRLLSGPGHRALLPLAALAGAVALLWADTAARAAFEPRELPVGIVTAIAGAPIFAALLARRRSEA; this comes from the coding sequence ATCGCGGTGTCGATCACGATCGGCGCCGCAGGTCTCAGCCTGGAGGAGGTCGGCGGCAGCGTCGCCGCGCACCTCACGGGGACGCCGAGCCCGCTCTCGCCGCTGCGCGACGGCATCGTCTGGGAGGTGCGCGTGCCGCGCGTGCTCACCGCCGCCGCGGTCGGCGCGGGTCTCGCGATCTGCGGCGCCGTCATGCAGGCGCTCACCCGGAACCAGCTCGCCGACCCCTACCTCCTCGGCCTCTCCTCGGGCGCCTCGCTCGGCGCCGTCGCGGTGCTCGTGCTCGGCATCTCGCTCGCCGGCGTCGCCGTGCTCCTGCCGATCGCGGCCTTCGCGGGGGCGGTGCTCGCGCTCCTCGCCACCCTCGGGCTGGCGGGCGCGCTCGGCGCGCTCACCCCGACGCGCATGGTGCTCGCGGGCGTCGCCGTCTCCGCCTTCGCGGGCGCGCTCACGAGCCTCGTCATCTTCTGGAGCGCGACCGGCGACGCCTACCGCGAGATCCTCGCCTGGCTGCTCGGCTCGCTCGCGGGCGCCCGCTGGCCCTCCGCGCTCGTCGCCGGCCTCGCGCTCCTCGCGGCCGGCATCCCGCTGCTCCTCTCGGCCCGGCGACTCGACGCCTTCGCCTTCGGGGATGCCGCGGCGGCCGCCCTCGGGGTGGGGGTGCAGGGCACGCGCTGGCTGCTCCTCGTGCTCGCGGCGCTGCTCACGGGGGCGCTCGTCTCGGTGAGCGGCGCGATCGGCTTCATCGGGCTCGTCGTGCCGCACGCGGTCCGGCTGCTCTCGGGGCCGGGGCATCGCGCGCTGCTGCCGCTCGCGGCGCTCGCGGGCGCGGTCGCGCTGCTCTGGGCGGATACGGCGGCGCGCGCCGCCTTCGAGCCGCGCGAGCTGCCGGTCGGCATCGTGACGGCGATCGCGGGCGCCCCGATCTTCGCGGCGCTCCTCGCGCGGCGCCGGAGCGAGGCATGA
- a CDS encoding ABC transporter ATP-binding protein — translation MSAGTDAAGAGAADAGLAVAGLTAVRRGRTVLDDVALEAPAGGVTALVGPNGAGKSTLIHAIAGILPARGTVRLAGEELLGMPRRARARRVAIVEQDAATELPLTGREVVALGRLPHEGVLGQDAGAEQEVASALAAAGAAEFADRRVTELSGGERQRVLLARALAQRPRLLLLDEPTNHLDVRAQLAMLELLRALAETGTTVVAALHDLGLAAAWADRVLVLDGGRAVAEGPPVETLSPELIARVYGVRAAWSANPITGGPQLAVAPLSPRPGGA, via the coding sequence ATGAGCGCCGGGACGGACGCCGCGGGCGCGGGCGCCGCGGACGCCGGACTCGCGGTCGCCGGGCTCACGGCCGTGCGGCGCGGCCGCACGGTGCTCGACGACGTCGCGCTCGAGGCGCCCGCGGGCGGCGTGACCGCCCTCGTCGGGCCGAACGGCGCCGGCAAGTCGACGCTCATCCACGCGATCGCCGGCATCCTCCCCGCCCGGGGCACGGTGCGCCTCGCGGGCGAGGAGCTGCTCGGGATGCCGCGACGGGCCCGCGCGCGCCGGGTCGCGATCGTCGAGCAGGATGCGGCGACCGAGCTGCCGCTCACGGGGCGCGAGGTGGTCGCGCTCGGCCGGCTGCCCCACGAGGGCGTCCTCGGGCAGGATGCGGGGGCCGAGCAGGAGGTCGCGTCGGCGCTCGCGGCGGCCGGCGCCGCCGAGTTCGCGGACCGTCGCGTCACGGAGCTCTCGGGCGGCGAGCGCCAGCGCGTGCTGCTCGCCCGGGCGCTCGCGCAGCGGCCCCGCCTGCTCCTCCTCGACGAGCCGACCAACCACCTCGACGTGCGGGCGCAGCTCGCGATGCTCGAGCTGCTGCGCGCCCTCGCCGAGACCGGCACGACCGTCGTCGCGGCGCTCCACGATCTCGGGCTCGCCGCCGCCTGGGCCGACCGCGTGCTCGTGCTCGACGGCGGGCGCGCCGTCGCCGAGGGGCCGCCGGTCGAGACGCTCTCCCCGGAGCTCATCGCCCGCGTCTACGGGGTGCGCGCCGCCTGGAGCGCGAACCCGATCACGGGCGGCCCGCAGCTCGCCGTCGCGCCGCTCAGCCCCCGCCCCGGAGGCGCCTGA
- a CDS encoding transglutaminase family protein produces the protein MAPAEPGAPRSTEPRPLLVSGLLALGIAASIGGLHVLLQGVGWWLQALVMVLAVLGAAAAVRGLLRDRERRRWLPPLAGALAGVAMLVLVFAPGTAILGVVPTPDTLEAMRQLVVRGGASIAEQRIPARADAGIALLIAGLAVFTAVWADITAIALRQRAIAAAPLALPMIVPLAIRSGIASVPIFLLVALVWLLLLRLGRPRRTRGDGAVLGATALVGALLVPVALPPVEPSGGGAATGLQTRVNPIIELGNDLRRAQAVRALTYTSSTGDGLYLRLATLDEFSGRAWTPVDVPRAEQRRVDEFTTPQGLEDSVRRAEFEAQISIEQIGGRWLPVPYPATSVDGLEGDWFFEPEGLSVRSSAAGADAQEYEVAFLEVLPSRRELLAAGRVVPRRLERLTELPDGIPSVIGATAREVADGLETHYEQALALQQFFTSGDFVYSEDTPVEDGYDGTGAQVIERFLEERSGYCVHFSSAMAVMARTLGIPARVAVGFQPGRELVVDGERRQVVSTHDFHAWPELYFDGIGWVRFEPTPSRGDVPDYAQPLPSDDPETPEDERTDEPSAAPEPSRDASGGPSDLPSDPAEEDPVAQGARAASLAPLLAVGALVLLVAIGLAPAAARAIRRERRRSTVLAGRGPVSLLWVELRESARDLGWLAPDSETVQELALRAGAVVADRAPLDELRRLVEAEAYARPGPREARAAVAALDGARRGISALGTAAERRRAVLWPASLMDRVTPARWRLRGDEEPESGDAGPPPAGPLRRLRGGG, from the coding sequence GTGGCGCCGGCTGAGCCGGGCGCGCCTCGCTCGACCGAGCCCCGCCCGCTCCTCGTCTCGGGCCTGCTCGCGCTCGGGATCGCGGCCTCCATCGGCGGGCTCCACGTGCTCCTGCAGGGCGTCGGCTGGTGGCTGCAGGCGCTCGTCATGGTGCTCGCGGTGCTCGGCGCGGCGGCCGCGGTGCGCGGCCTCCTGCGCGATCGGGAGCGGCGGCGCTGGCTCCCGCCGCTCGCGGGTGCGCTCGCGGGCGTCGCGATGCTCGTGCTCGTCTTCGCACCGGGCACCGCGATCCTCGGCGTCGTGCCGACCCCCGACACGCTCGAGGCGATGCGGCAGCTCGTGGTGCGCGGCGGCGCCTCGATCGCCGAGCAGCGGATCCCGGCCCGGGCGGATGCGGGGATCGCGCTCCTCATCGCCGGGCTCGCCGTCTTCACGGCGGTCTGGGCCGACATCACGGCGATCGCGCTCCGGCAGCGGGCGATCGCGGCGGCGCCGCTCGCGCTGCCGATGATCGTGCCGCTCGCGATCCGCTCGGGGATCGCCTCCGTGCCGATCTTCCTGCTCGTCGCGCTCGTGTGGCTGCTGCTCCTCCGCCTCGGTCGACCGCGGCGGACCCGCGGCGACGGGGCGGTCCTGGGGGCGACCGCGCTCGTCGGCGCGCTCCTCGTGCCCGTCGCGCTGCCGCCCGTCGAGCCCTCCGGCGGCGGCGCCGCGACCGGGCTCCAGACGCGCGTCAACCCGATCATCGAGCTCGGGAACGACCTCCGCCGAGCGCAGGCGGTGCGCGCCCTCACCTACACCTCGTCCACGGGCGACGGCCTCTACCTGCGGCTCGCGACGCTCGACGAGTTCTCGGGCCGCGCCTGGACGCCCGTCGACGTGCCGCGCGCCGAGCAGCGACGGGTCGACGAGTTCACGACGCCGCAGGGGCTCGAGGACTCGGTGCGCCGCGCGGAGTTCGAGGCGCAGATCTCGATCGAGCAGATCGGCGGCCGCTGGCTGCCGGTGCCCTACCCGGCGACGAGCGTCGACGGCCTCGAGGGCGACTGGTTCTTCGAGCCGGAGGGGCTGTCGGTCCGCTCGAGCGCCGCCGGCGCGGACGCCCAGGAGTACGAGGTCGCCTTCCTCGAGGTGCTCCCCAGCCGCCGGGAGCTGCTCGCGGCCGGCCGGGTCGTCCCACGGAGGCTCGAACGGCTGACGGAGCTGCCGGACGGCATCCCCTCGGTGATCGGCGCGACCGCCCGCGAGGTCGCGGACGGTCTCGAGACGCACTACGAGCAGGCGCTCGCGCTCCAGCAGTTCTTCACGAGCGGGGACTTCGTCTACTCCGAGGACACGCCCGTCGAGGACGGCTACGACGGCACGGGCGCCCAGGTGATCGAGCGGTTCCTCGAGGAGCGCTCCGGCTACTGCGTGCACTTCTCGTCCGCGATGGCGGTCATGGCGCGCACCCTGGGCATCCCCGCTCGGGTCGCGGTCGGGTTCCAGCCGGGCCGGGAGCTCGTCGTCGACGGCGAGCGGCGCCAGGTCGTCTCGACCCATGACTTCCACGCCTGGCCGGAGCTCTACTTCGACGGCATCGGCTGGGTGCGCTTCGAGCCCACCCCGAGCCGCGGCGACGTGCCCGACTACGCGCAGCCGCTCCCGAGCGACGACCCCGAGACGCCCGAGGACGAGCGCACCGACGAGCCGAGCGCGGCACCGGAGCCCTCCCGGGACGCGAGCGGCGGGCCCAGCGACCTCCCCTCGGATCCCGCCGAGGAGGACCCGGTCGCGCAGGGCGCGCGTGCCGCATCCCTCGCGCCGCTCCTCGCGGTCGGCGCCCTCGTGCTGCTCGTCGCGATCGGCCTCGCCCCGGCCGCGGCCCGGGCGATCCGGCGAGAGCGGCGGCGCTCGACGGTGCTGGCCGGGCGGGGCCCGGTCTCGCTGCTCTGGGTGGAGCTGCGCGAGAGCGCGAGGGACCTCGGCTGGCTGGCGCCGGACTCGGAGACCGTGCAGGAGCTCGCGCTGCGCGCCGGCGCCGTCGTCGCCGACCGGGCGCCGCTCGACGAGCTCCGCCGGCTCGTCGAGGCGGAGGCCTACGCCCGACCGGGGCCGCGCGAGGCGCGGGCGGCGGTCGCGGCGCTCGACGGCGCTCGCCGGGGCATCTCGGCGCTCGGCACCGCGGCCGAGCGCCGCCGCGCCGTCCTCTGGCCCGCGAGCCTCATGGACCGCGTCACGCCCGCGCGCTGGCGCCTCCGCGGCGACGAGGAGCCGGAGTCGGGGGATGCCGGCCCGCCGCCCGCGGGTCCGCTCAGGCGCCTCCGGGGCGGGGGCTGA